The Sorangiineae bacterium MSr11954 DNA segment ACGCGCTGTCCCCGCGGTGGCTGAAACGCCTACTTTACGCGCCGATCGCGCGCAGGCTGCGTCGCGTCCAGGTGCAGCAGGCGAAGACCTGACCGCCCGGCCAAAAAAGCATTTGCATCGTCGGGCTTCCCCGTGCGTCCATCGGGCCAGAAGGGTCCCATGCGCACCTCGATCTCACGGCGAGCTTTCTCGAAGTCGGCCCTCTTGGGCTCATGTACGGCGCTGCTTTTTGCGGTTTTGTGCCCAAGCTCGGTCGCGGCCGAGCCCCGTCCCCTCCTAGGCGGCGGCAGCGGCGGATTTCTCACCGTGTCGTCCGTTCCGCCGGCAAAAATCTTCGTGGACGAGCAGGACATGGGTCGCACCACGCCCGTCGAGAACCTTCCGCTCCCCGCGGGCGACCACAAGCTCACCCTGGTGTCCGTCACCAACAATGGCGCGTTGAAGCGCTCCCTCGGCTTCACCATCACAGCCGGGCAGACGACGCGCCTCAAAATCAATCTGTAGCGTTACTTCACGACGCGCAGGTACGGCGGCAGCTCTTTCTTCGGCCGCGGCGGCGCGCTTCCAATGGGCGCGGACGAATCGCTCACGTCGCGGAGCGGGCTTCGCGTGTCGGCGGCGGCCGCCGGGGGCGGGACAGCCGAGAGGCGCGGGCGCGGCTCTTCGCCGGTGGTGCTCGCGACGCGCGGACGCTTGACGACGCCCTTCTTCTTCTTGGCCGTGTTCACATCGCCCTCGGGCGGATCGGCCAGGCGGCGCGGCCCGCGGCGGGGGGATGCGGCAGCGGCGGCCGCCTTTCCATTGTCGGGGCTCGAGTCCTTGGGCGCTGGCGCGACTTGGACGGGCCGCGTTTGGCGGGAAACCTCCACGGGGACGTCGTCGGGCCACACCATTCCGCGACCGTCTTCGCCGACCATGGCAAAGACGCTCGCCCACGGCACCACGCAATGAAACGGTGAACGATTGAAGCTGAGCGTGCAGCTCATACCATCATCGTCCAGGTGCAAATCGGGGATCGGAACCGGCATGTTCAGCCCGATCTGCAAGACGAGCTGGGGCTGGCTCTTGAACCAAGGTGGAACGATCACGCTGGCGACGCGCGGATCGAGGTGAACGTGAACACTCGAACGCTCCAGGAGCGCGAGCGCGACCTCTTTCTTAGGGGGCAACGGTCGGGACATCAGCTTCCAGCGGTTCATCCTACTACGACCTTGGGGCCTCGCGACAGCGGGGTCCGACGTGAGGGCGACGCCACCTCAGGTGGGGGCCCGATCCAGATGGAGACTCAGGTAGGGACGTGATGTGGGCCTGCGGAACCACACAAGAAAAATAAACCTTGACAGCAGAAAAACATCACAGGGCCGCGAGACGCGCCAGTCGATCGTACATAAATGTAGGGAGGAATCGGCCGATGGAGCTCCAAACATCGAGCGGCCACGGAAATGCGATGACCGCCGGGGCGCGTTCGAGCCGCCGAACCATGATGTGGGCTGCTTTTTGTGGCGAACACATCCACGGTGTAGGGACACGTCCTTTCAATGTGAGGACCATCGACGTATCGACGAATCCCGGTTGGACGTCGGTCACCTTGACCCCCGCGGGGGCGAGCTCGATGCGAATCGACTCCAAAAACGTCGAGAGCGCCGATTTGCTTGCACTATACATGGCTGAATACGGCATTCCACGGCGGCCCGCGAGGCTGCTCACGCCGACCAATTGCCCGCGTTGCTGACTGAGCATGATGGGCACTGCGGCCAGGATGGTGGCGATGGCGCCGCGGATATTGATATCGATCGCGCGTTCTACATCGTCCCACGACATCGTACTTATGTGTTGGTAGCTGCCGGCGCCCGCATTGGCGATCACGCAATCGAGGCTACCGAGCTCGCGCTCCGCGCGCTGCACCGTCTCGAAGACCGCGCGCGGCTCCCGGACGTCCAGCGGGAACACGCGAATCTGCCCGCCTTTTTGGGCGATGGCGCGCGCCTCCGAGGCGACGCGCGCGAGCTCCGGGGCGCGGCGGGCGGCGATCGCGACATGTGCCCCCTTACGAACATATTCGAGCGCCAGCGCACGTCCTATTCCGCTCGATGCTCCCGTGATAAAAATGGTCGCAGGCCGCATGAGAGAAACATTAGACCAGGGCGCGGGCGGGGCGAAGTTTCCATTCATCAGCGCGCGGGGTCTCGTCGAGCACGTCAGATCACGCGCAAAAGTGCGGGTTGAAGGACCGATGCTGCGACTGGGGATCCTGCCCGCATTCGAGCGCGTGTCGCGCCACCGGCTGCACAAGCTCGGCATACGAAGCCGTTCCGTGGAGACCGACATCGGACGGCTCCATGTCCTCGACGGCCGCGGGCGGGGCTCGCTTCCGCCCATCGTGGTGCTTCACGGCATCACCTCGTCGTCCGCCGCGTTCGGGGCCGTGCTCGCGCAGTTGCAGCGGCACACGCGCCGGATCATCGCGCCCGACGCGCCCGGCCACGGCTTCAGCGAGGCCCCGCGGAGCTTCCTCGATCGCGACTCGCTGCTCGACAACATGACGAGCGCGCTCGATCAAATCCTCGACGAGCCGGCCATCGTCTGCGGCAACTCGATGGGCGGCGCCATCGCGCTCCACTACGCGGCCACCCGGCCCGAGCGGGTGCGCGGCCTCGTCCTCCTCTCGCCCGCCGGCGCGCCGTGGAGCGAAGAGGAGGTCCGCGATCTGGTCGGCACCTTCGGCGTGAGCTCGGCCCGCGACGTGGGCGCGTTCATGGACAAGATTTATCACGCGAAGCGCCCTTGGTTCACGCCGCTCATCGCGGCCGATCTCGTTCATTCGATGCGCCGGCGCGCGGTGAGGGAGCTGCTCGCATCCGCCGCCCCGAACTACGGCGCCACCCCCGAGCAACTGGCCTCGCTCCGCATGCCCACGCTCCTGTGGTGGGGCCGCTCCGAGCGTCTCTTGCCCGCGAGCAACCTCGCCTACTTCCGCGAGCACCTCCCGCCGCACGCGATCATCGAAGAGCCCGAGGGCATCGGACACTGCCCCCACTTCGATCAAGCGCGCACCGTGAGCCGCCGCATCGCCGAGTTCGCGCGATCCATTCCCGTGTAAGCCGCGGGCGGCGGGCTCGCGCGGCCCGTCCGTGTGGGCCGCGCTCCTCCTCGCTAGGCCAAAAAGTAGAGCATGGCGAGGGAGAGCGCTAAGGTCGGTAAGAGCACGAGGGTGCCGAGGCGGATGAACTTGCCGATGGAGATCGCCACCCCGGCGCGGCGCAAGAGATCCATCCAGAGCAACCCGGCGAGGGAGCCGATGGGCAAGAGGCGCGGGCCGATGTCGCCGCCGATCAGCGCGGCGAGAATGGCGCGGCTCCCGTCGTGAGCGCCGTAAGCGCCGTGCTCGCGGAGCGCCATCATGTTCAAGATCGACATGGGGTGGTTGTCGACGATGGCGGAGCCCAGCGCGGCCACGGTGCCGATGACGCCGATCTCGGAGCCGGCGTGCGCCGACGCGGATTGATAAAGGGCCGCCAAGCGATCGACCACGCCCACGTGGCGGAGGCCGCCCACCACCAAAAACACGCCCCATAGAAACACGAGAATGTCTGGCGAGACATGCCCGAGCACCTTGCGCGCAGGCGCGATTCGGTAGTGCCAGGCGAGGGCGAGCGAGCTTGCCGCGCCGGCCACCGAGACGACCCAAATGGGGCCGCCGAGGGCCGCCATCACGGGATACGCCAAGAAAACGGCGAGCAAGAGCGCCATGGCCGGTCGCTCGGCGGGGTGCGCCTTCGCGATGGAGACCGGCGCAGGTTCGGCGACGGCGCTCTCCAGCTCATGTCGGAAGTGACCGCGCAGAACGGCGTACGTGAGGATGGCGCCGGCCACGGAGATGGGCAGCATGACGGCGGCATACGCGTTGAACCCCACGCCCGCGAACTCGGCCACGATCATGTTCATCGGGTTCGAAATGACGAACGGCGCGACCCCTGGCGCGAGGAACACCGCGAAGGCAAACGCCTCGGTGAGCGCGGGCCGGCCCGGATAGAGGCGGCGCGTGAGCGCGATGACCAGCGGCGTGAGGAGCAGGATCGCCGAGTCGTTGTTGAGCAGCGAGGGCGTGACGACGCTGACCAGAAACACGAGCCCGAACGCGCGCGCCGCCGAGGTGCGGTGTGCATACGATTCGATGCGCTGCGCGAGCCGTTCGAACGCGCCCACCTCCTGCACCACGCCGGTCAGGATCATGATGCTCGTGAGCGCCGCCAGCGGACGCCATTGCATCTGCGCGGACGTCCGCATGTCGTCCAGCCGCAGCAAGCCCGCCATGAACAAGACCGCGACGCCGACCAGCGCAGCGGCCCCCGGCGTAAAACGCAGCCCGCGAAGCCCGACCCGCGGACGCGAAACGGCCAAGGTGACGGTCACGGCAAGGGTGGAGTAGGCGACGGCTTCGTCCATTGCGCCGCCGCACTGCAGCACCCGGGCCAACGGCGCTCTCCGCGCGATCCGCGTCGCTGCACGCGCTACGCGCAGCAACGGCGCGATGCCGGATCGCGGCCACCGCGCGAACGAAGGGCCCGAGGGTGGTGACATGATCCACCCGAGCACGCGTTCGAAATGCCAATCCGACGATGTCGAGGAGAACGGCATATTCCGGGCGATCCCGCGCGGCCGCGGTCGTCGTTCGCGCCGCCAACCCCGATCGCAACGAGCTGGCTCGGGATCGGCGGTGCAGCAACGGCGACGCGCAGGCTCAGACCCACGACGCCCGATACGTCAGGTCGAGCGGGTGGGCCGGGTGAAACGACTCCTTCACGTAAAAGGCGGTGGCGAGCAGCTTGCCCGAGGTAATGAGGAGATCGCGCAACGCCAGACGGAAATAAGGAATGGACGCCAGGGTGAGCCCCAGGAGCTCCACCCGCGCCTCCTTGGGGCCCTCGCGGTAAACCACGATTCCGCCCCCGATGCAGGTGCGCTCCCAGATTCGACCGGACTGGGCAAGGGCCATCCATGGGGTCAACCCCACGTGCTTGGCGACGTTGCTCGTGATGGATAGCAGCTTGCGGTGCGCCGGGCGCATCAGCGCATAGGCGATGGCTTCCCGCTCGACGGCCGAGAGACCGAGCCGATCGCACGCGGTGTAGTGCGCATACACCACGTCGCTTGGAAACCAGACGCCGACCACGGGCGCCATCAGCGTTTCGCGGTGCATCTCGGGAATGAGCTTGGTATAGCGCTCGAAGAACCCGCAATCGCGGATGGCATTCTGCGAGGAGACGATCCACGTGCTACGAAATTTCGTGGTCGGCGCCACGCGCTCGCGAGGCACGTCCAGATCGACGAGAATCTCCGCTTCGTTCCGCCCCATCCGCCGATTATTGCATAACTGAGCTCGAGCGGAACGGTCGGCTCGACCTACCTATCGGTGTAAACGCAAGGTTCGTAGGCGGTGGCGATCGGGACACATGCGCGCGCGCCAGTGAGCACTGGCGTACGCCGCAAAAAGTAATTCGTCATCGATATCGAAATAGCCATTATCGTTCGTGCGAGCCTCGACGGGCGCGCACCTACGGGCCAGCAATGGGTGCCGAACCTCGCTCGAATCCATTTTTCGTCCATTTGCTGTATTTGAACATCGATGCTCGCGGGCTGCGTTATTGCCTTTTCGCGAATCATGCCATCGCCGGACACGGCCGAGGTCGAC contains these protein-coding regions:
- a CDS encoding PEGA domain-containing protein; translation: MRTSISRRAFSKSALLGSCTALLFAVLCPSSVAAEPRPLLGGGSGGFLTVSSVPPAKIFVDEQDMGRTTPVENLPLPAGDHKLTLVSVTNNGALKRSLGFTITAGQTTRLKINL
- a CDS encoding ClpXP protease specificity-enhancing factor SspB, with translation MNRWKLMSRPLPPKKEVALALLERSSVHVHLDPRVASVIVPPWFKSQPQLVLQIGLNMPVPIPDLHLDDDGMSCTLSFNRSPFHCVVPWASVFAMVGEDGRGMVWPDDVPVEVSRQTRPVQVAPAPKDSSPDNGKAAAAAASPRRGPRRLADPPEGDVNTAKKKKGVVKRPRVASTTGEEPRPRLSAVPPPAAAADTRSPLRDVSDSSAPIGSAPPRPKKELPPYLRVVK
- a CDS encoding SDR family NAD(P)-dependent oxidoreductase, giving the protein MNGNFAPPAPWSNVSLMRPATIFITGASSGIGRALALEYVRKGAHVAIAARRAPELARVASEARAIAQKGGQIRVFPLDVREPRAVFETVQRAERELGSLDCVIANAGAGSYQHISTMSWDDVERAIDINIRGAIATILAAVPIMLSQQRGQLVGVSSLAGRRGMPYSAMYSASKSALSTFLESIRIELAPAGVKVTDVQPGFVDTSMVLTLKGRVPTPWMCSPQKAAHIMVRRLERAPAVIAFPWPLDVWSSIGRFLPTFMYDRLARLAAL
- a CDS encoding alpha/beta fold hydrolase; translated protein: MLRLGILPAFERVSRHRLHKLGIRSRSVETDIGRLHVLDGRGRGSLPPIVVLHGITSSSAAFGAVLAQLQRHTRRIIAPDAPGHGFSEAPRSFLDRDSLLDNMTSALDQILDEPAIVCGNSMGGAIALHYAATRPERVRGLVLLSPAGAPWSEEEVRDLVGTFGVSSARDVGAFMDKIYHAKRPWFTPLIAADLVHSMRRRAVRELLASAAPNYGATPEQLASLRMPTLLWWGRSERLLPASNLAYFREHLPPHAIIEEPEGIGHCPHFDQARTVSRRIAEFARSIPV
- a CDS encoding anion permease, translating into MDEAVAYSTLAVTVTLAVSRPRVGLRGLRFTPGAAALVGVAVLFMAGLLRLDDMRTSAQMQWRPLAALTSIMILTGVVQEVGAFERLAQRIESYAHRTSAARAFGLVFLVSVVTPSLLNNDSAILLLTPLVIALTRRLYPGRPALTEAFAFAVFLAPGVAPFVISNPMNMIVAEFAGVGFNAYAAVMLPISVAGAILTYAVLRGHFRHELESAVAEPAPVSIAKAHPAERPAMALLLAVFLAYPVMAALGGPIWVVSVAGAASSLALAWHYRIAPARKVLGHVSPDILVFLWGVFLVVGGLRHVGVVDRLAALYQSASAHAGSEIGVIGTVAALGSAIVDNHPMSILNMMALREHGAYGAHDGSRAILAALIGGDIGPRLLPIGSLAGLLWMDLLRRAGVAISIGKFIRLGTLVLLPTLALSLAMLYFLA